One window of Athalia rosae chromosome 2, iyAthRosa1.1, whole genome shotgun sequence genomic DNA carries:
- the LOC105683507 gene encoding fatty acid synthase-like, whose product MLKKNKTVCKRTELPFPEPGDEVVISGIAGRFPESNNVKELEGNLFSKKDLITDDGRRWKLDHPDIPQRTGKVYDVDKFDNKFFKISAEEANCMDPVARILLEHTYEALIDAGVNPRKLRGTRTGVYLGTCYSETEKILLYADQPKGYGAMGCSRFMMANRISQWLDITGPSYATDTACSSSLYVLDHAFRAIRSGECEAAIVGGANLCLHPYVSMQFYLLGVLAADGSCKSFDNSGNGYCRSEAISVVYLQKAKDAKRIHARIVYTKTNCDGFKEEGITFPSNIVQRQLLQEFYEECQIPPSSIAYVEAHGTGTKVGDPVEVDAIDQVFSPGRTKPLRIGSIKSNLGHSEPASGLCSIAKIIIAMETGYIPPNIHYKTPRKGIKALEDGRIQVITEPTPWEGGLVGINSFGFGGANAHVLLEWNSKEKTDDNERLVGLPRLVVLSGRTEEAVTILLDDLESRPLDVEYVGLFHNIHSEEIEGHFYRGYTIFPPRETPMKNIRHVQHFSGSKRSVCFVFSGLGSQWPGMGKALLRIPVFAKTIKECDATLRPYGVDVLGILTAEDPKLLENIMNTFIGITAMQIGLIDVLASLGIVPDNVIGHSIGELGCAYAVGDLTAKQTILIAYFQGLASIQVQTIRGSMATVECSSTDLKILCPSDIEIACYNGPRTSTISGPADSLKKVISKLQEMKIPVKMIACANIAYHTRHMTTLGKTLYPHLGKIIRNPKPRSQKWLSTSVPQSNWTSGTAKLCSAEYFVNNLISPVLFEQACYLIPANAITIEVAPHGILQSVLKTSLSKSSINIDLMDRNHRDHVTGLLQSIGKMYEAGLHPKLTNLYDDVQYPVSRETPMISPLLRWNHSESWQVISYRTMQKIETGERIVKISVENESFEWISGHVVDGRNLVPATGYLDLIWETLGMMQGEIYTELSVMFEDVRFHRAATVPKTGKVILTIMVHKGSGRFEVNEGGTAIVTGFAQIVSNPAKECIADEMLGDGHEELGMTSRDVYKELRLRGYQYTGLFRAIQGASVDGTRGRIAWEKKWAPFMDNMLQMKILGIDTRGLFVPTGIQKLVIDTEKHSRYLRTMTEGMKVIPVEVHTDLDVIKAGGVEIRGLKASAIPRKKPTSEPVLEDFKFVTHRDRNEIDLRVAIRIAMHLALENHLGVTIKTIELLHDNDKMSTERLMSPTIQQILANLPLLQADIKIFANANELSRQDLPATIHVSDLNKLAGESDALLGVGNGLLSSKNHAALKQLLTTIMDRGFVILREPIGASGDIWSSMKSECLDIVMEKRTKEELVLLLRKQERSPRRIANIVKVSNNEFTWVSTLQALLKAECGKESRHRDRILLVSEGDLESGLMGLVNCLRREPGGDTIQALLIQDLQAPKFSLENPFYTNQLDLGLALNVLRPGKRWGSYRFFAMNALPVRPVHHARINQQTRGDLNSLKWVEGIIQPESKSRDIVKIYYSSINFRDVMLGTGKLAVEVAAKTRQAQESVIGFEYSGIDADGRAVMGMIETGAMANLCVCDRELLWTVPDGWSLEDAATVPAVYGTAYYALVMSGKMKKGDKVLIHAGSGGVGQAAIRLALHVGCEVFTTVGTPEKRAFIRSQFPQISDDHIGNSRDSSFEQLILQKTDGRGVDIVLNSLAEEKLQASVRCLTTGGRFLEIGKFDLAANNPLGMEAFVKGISFHGILLDNLFTGRAESRSKLSAMLAEGIRNGAVKPLVRTVFPMDQAEAAFRYMAAGKHIGKVIVKIRDEDEPALSPARPLALPRFYCSEEGSHLILGGLGGFGLELADWLVLRGAKKLVFTSRKGISNGYQQMRINIWRGYGVKVSVVSGQDPSTREGCEAILKEAIALGPVEAIFNLAVVLKDNFFENQTVEAFEESFGVKARATKHLDKLSRTLCPHLRQFVVFSSVSCGRGNAGQTNYGMSNSVMEKICEARVADKLPGLAVQWGAIGDVGLVAEMQEDHQEIVIGGTLTQPIISCLQELDGFLQQKSPVVSSMVVAEKVVGGAGALNIVDTVLNIMGLKNLTTISAHSPLAELGMDSMMAVEIKQTLEREFDVFLTPQDIRTLNFQKLDELSTKNSNDAISESVTNGDKEWDGMKLLDGTMGTALDTYDACMPLKTPAEGGRTEVFMIPGIEAYHTVFDPLVGKLKSPTTCLQLGLSAEHQSSVSDMAEYFISHINSRNEDHKNFVIVGYSFGSLIAVELARRFESEGRSGRLVLIDGSPDLVKSLAAQNFNETSDEEFQTQVILEFTNHIAPTAAKKVFAELQNRYTWEERVETFLNGLSAHMSSKLTPEFLRLMCLCLYNRLRAIGKYKPSAFPPLKAPIILIKPKRATVRSISEDYGLGSLTQGNIRIRYADGNHLTVLNDEICAAAINGELEEDDIIRDPSKP is encoded by the exons atgttgaaaaaaaataaaacggtatGCAAACGGACTGAATTGCCCTTTCCGGAACCGGGCGATGAAGTGGTGATATCCGGAATCGCCGGAAGATTTCCAGAATCGAATAATGTAAAGGAATTAGAGGGAAATCTTTTCAGCAAGAAGGATCTCATCACTGACGATGGTCGCCGATGGAAATTAG ACCATCCAGATATACCCCAAAGAACTGGTAAAGTGTACGATGTGGATAAGTTCGATAATAAATTCTTCAAAATCTCTGCCGAAGAAGCAAATTGTATGGATCCGGTAGCTAGAATACTTTTGGAACACACCTATGAAGCTTTAATTGATGCTGGGGTCAATCCGAGAAAACTTCGAGGAACGAGGACAGGAGTTTACCTCGGTACCTGCTACTCTGAGACCGAAAAAATCTTGCTCTATGCAGATCAG CCGAAAGGATACGGAGCGATGGGCTGCAGCCGATTTATGATGGCAAATCGAATCTCGCAGTGGCTGGATATAACTGGACCCAGCTACGCCACGGACACGGCATGCAGTTCGAGTCTTTACGTATTAGATCACGCATTTAGGGCAATCAGAAGTGGAGAATGCGAAGCTGCCATCGTCGGGGGAGCCAACTTGTGTCTTCATCCTTACGTGTCTATGCAATTCTATCTCCTTG gcgTGCTAGCCGCTGACGGATCCTGTAAGTCATTTGATAATAGTGGCAATGGCTATTGCCGAAGTGAAGCTATTTCCGTGGTATATCTGCAGAAAGCCAAAGATGCCAAACGTATTCACGCCCGAATAGTTTACACGAAAACGAATTGCGATGGTTTCAAAGAAGAAGGCATTACCTTTCCCTCAAATATAGTTCAACGGCAGCTACTTCAGGAATTTTACGAAGAGTGCCAAATCCCGCCGTCCAGTATAGCATACGTGGAAGCACATGGAACCGGAACTAAGGTGGGTGATCCTGTAGAAGTGGATGCTATTGACCAGGTATTCAGCCCTGGCAGAACGAAGCCATTACGAATTGGTTCTATCAAGTCGAATTTGGGGCATTCCGAACCAGCAAGTGGCCTGTGTTCGATCGCAAAG ATCATCATCGCTATGGAGACCGGGTACATACCCCCAAACATACATTACAAAACACCTCGCAAGGGTATAAAAGCACTGGAAGACGGTCGCATTCAAGTGATCACGGAACCGACGCCATGGGAGGGTGGACTCGTCGGGATAAACTCATTCGGATTCGGAGGTGCCAACGCGCACGTTTTGCTGGAGTGGAATTCGAAAGAGAAGACCGACGATAACGAGCGGCTTGTCGGACTGCCGAGACTCGTGGTCCTGTCAGGCCGAACCGAGGAAGCTGTTACGATTTTGTTGGACGAT CTCGAGAGCAGACCGCTCGATGTCGAATACGTCGGCCTTTTTCACAATATACACTCCGAAGAGATCGAAGGGCATTTCTATCGTGGGTATACAATTTTTCCACCTCGGGAAACACCGATGAAGAACATCCGCCACGTGCAGCACTTCTCGGGTTCGAAGCGATCGGTATGTTTTGTGTTCTCTGGATTGGGATCGCAATGGCCCGGAATGG GTAAAGCTTTGCTCAGAATTCCTGTTTTCGCGAAGACAATCAAAGAATGCGACGCTACTCTGAGGCCGTATGGTGTCGACGTCTTAGGCATTCTGACGGCTGAAGATCCCAAGCTATTAGAAAATATCATGAACACTTTCATCGGTATCACGGCTATGCAG ATTGGTTTGATAGATGTGCTGGCATCTCTGGGCATTGTTCCAGATAATGTTATTGGGCATTCGATAGGAGAATTGGGCTGTGCGTACGCTGTCGGTGATCTCACTGCAAAACAGACGATCTTGATAGCGTATTTCCAAGGGTTGGCATCCATCCAAGTTCAAACAATACGAGGTTCTATGGCAACCGTCGAATGTAGTAGCACAGATTTGAAAATACTATGTCCAAGCGATATCGAAATCGCCTGTTACAATGGTCCCCGAACGTCAACAATCAGTGGACCTGCCGACTCCTTGAAAAAGGTCATTTCAAAGTTGCAG GAGATGAAAATTCCAGTCAAAATGATTGCCTGTGCCAACATCGCCTATCACACCCGTCACATGACTACACTGGGCAAGACTTTGTACCCGCATTTGGGAAAAATCATTCGCAATCCAAAGCCTCGTAGCCAAAAATGGCTCAGCACTTCTGTGCCTCAGTCGAATTGGACTTCCGGTACGGCGAAATTATGCTCCGCCGAATACTTCGTCAATAACTTGATCAGCCCGGTTTTATTCGAGCAAGCATGTTACCTGATACCCGCCAATGCGATAACCATCGAAGTCGCACCCCATGGAATTCTACAATCCGTGTTGAAGACCTCATTGAGCAAGAGTAGCATCAACATTGATCTGATGGATCGTAATCACCGGGATCACGTTACCGGGTTACTTCAAAGTATTGGAAAAATGTACGAAGCTGGTCTGCATCCAAAATTGACCAATTTGTACGACGACGTCCAATACCCAGTGAGTCGAGAGACTCCGATGATATCCCCACTGCTCAGATGGAATCATTCGGAGAGTTGGCAAGTGATAAGTTATAGGACGATGCAGAAAATTGAAACCGGAGaaagaattgtaaaaatatcaGTTGAAAACGAATCGTTCGAATGGATCTCGGGGCATGTTGTTGATGGAAGGAACTTGGTGCCCGCCACAGGATATTTAGATTTGATTTGGGAAACCCTAGGAATGATGCAAGGAGAAATATACACAGAACTCTCAGTCATGTTTGAGGATGTCAGGTTTCATCGAGCGGCGACAGTACCGAAGACGGGAAAAGTCATTTTGACCATCATGGTTCATAAGG GATCAGGCAGATTTGAAGTTAATGAAGGTGGAACTGCCATCGTTACTGGATTCGCACAAATAGTTTCGAACCCAGCAAAAGAATGCATTGCTGATGAAATGTTGGGCGATGGTCATGAGGAACTAGGAATGACATCAAGGGATGTTTACAAGGAGTTACGCCTCAGAGGATATCAATACACAGGACTGTTTCGAGCAATTCAAGGAGCATCGGTTGACGGAACGAGGGGGCGCATAGCCTGGGAGAAGAAGTGGGCACCTTTTATGGATAATATGTTACAAATGAAGATACTTGGGATCGATACGCGAGGATTGTTCGTCCCAACTGGTATTCAGAAGCTTGTGATAGACACAGAAAAGCATTCGAGGTATCTCCGCACCATGACCGAGGGTATGAAAG TCATTCCTGTGGAAGTTCATACGGACTTGGACGTCATCAAGGCTGGTGGAGTAGAGATTCGCGGGTTGAAGGCCAGCGCTATACCTCGTAAGAAGCCAACCAGTGAGCCGGTTCTGGAAGATTTTAAGTTCGTAACACACAGAGATCGAAATGAGATTGATCTGCGGGTGGCTATTCGGATTGCTATGCATCTTGCACTTGAGAACCATCTAGGCGTAACaataaaaacgatcgaattatTACATGATAACGACAAAATGTCCACCGAACGCCTGATGTCACCGACAATTCAGCAAATTTTGGCTAATTTACCGCTGCTGCAAGCAGAcattaaaatttttgcgaatGCTAACGAGTTGTCACGTCAAGACTTGCCGGCCACCATTCATGTCtctgatttgaataaattggcCGGAGAATCAGATGCTCTGTTGGGAGTTGGTAACGGACTGCTTTCGAGCAAAAATCATGCAGCACTGAAGCAATTACTAACAACGATTATGGACAGGGGTTTCGTAATTCTTCGAGAACCCATAGGGGCCTCTGGAGATATTTGGTCATCTATGAAGAGCGAATGCCTCGATATTGTGATGGAAAAACGGACGAAAGAAGAATTGGTTCTATTACTTCGTAAACAAGAACGGTCACCCAGACGTATTGCTAATATCGTCAAAGTGAGCAATAACGAATTCACATGGGTCTCTACTTTGCAAGCTCTTCTAAAGGCAGAGTGTGGTAAAGAGTCTCGCCATCGCGATCGCATACTACTCGTGAGCGAGGGGGATCTTGAGAGTGGGCTTATGGGTCTGGTGAACTGTCTCCGAAGGGAACCGGGTGGCGACACGATACAAGCGTTACTGATCCAAGACTTGCAAGCTCCCAAATTTTCTCtggaaaatccattttatacCAACCAATTGGATTTGGGCTTGGCACTGAACGTTCTTCGTCCCGGAAAACGGTGGGGTTCCTATCGGTTTTTCGCAATGAACGCTTTGCCGGTGCGACCGGTTCATCACGCCCGAATAAATCAACAGACACGTGGAGACCTGAACTCACTCAAGTGGGTGGAGGGCATAATCCAGCCAGAGTCGAAGTCGAGAGACATCgtcaaaatatattattcgtcGATCAACTTCCGCGACGTCATGTTGGGAACGGGAAAGCTCGCTGTCGAAGTAGCCGCGAAGACCAGACAGGCGCAGGAAAGCGTGATCGGATTCGAATACTCCGGTATAGATGCAGACGGTCGTGCGGTTATGGGGATGATTGAAACCGGAGCAATGGCCAACTTATGCGTCTGCGACAGGGAGCTCCTGTGGACGGTACCTGACGGATGGTCTTTGGAAGATGCCGCAACTGTTCCGGCGGTATATGGGACAGCCTACTACGCGCTTGTAATGagcggaaaaatgaaaaaaggggatAAAGTTTTGATTCACGCGGGAAGCGGTGGCGTTGGTCAAGCAGCTATCAGGTTGGCACTTCACGTAGGTTGCGAAGTGTTTACAACCGTCGGAACGCCGGAGAAACGTGCGTTTATCAGAAGCCAATTTCCACAAATCAGCGACGATCACATAGGGAATTCTCGAGATTCAAGCTTTGAGCAATTGATTCTCCAAAAAACAGATGGCCGAGGGGTGGATATCGTATTGAATTCTCTCGCCGAAGAAAAGCTGCAGGCTTCGGTCCGTTGCCTGACGACAGGAGGACGATTTCTGGAGATTGGGAAATTCGATCTCGCGGCCAACAATCCTCTTGGAATGGAGGCGTTTGTTAAGGGAATTAGCTTTCACGGAATACTCTTAGACAATCTATTCACCGGTCGCGCCGAAAGTAGAAGCAAACTATCCGCAATGCTTGCCGAAGGAATTAGGAACGGTGCAGTTAAACCATTAGTCAGGACGGTATTTCCGATGGATCAGGCTGAGGCAGCGTTTCGATACATGGCAGCTGGGAAACATATCGGCAAG GTCATCGTGAAAATTCGAGATGAAGATGAACCCGCATTGTCTCCTGCTAGGCCGCTTGCACTGCCTCGATTTTACTGTTCAGAGGAGGGCAGCCACCTCATACTCGGTGGCTTAGGGGGTTTCGGTCTCGAACTCGCCGATTGGCTCGTGCTTCGCGGGGCTAAAAAACTGGTTTTCACATCCCGCAAAGGAATCAGTAACGGGTACCAACAAATGCGTATCAACATCTGGAGGGGTTACGGTGTGAAGGTTTCCGTCGTTTCCGGTCAAGACCCCTCAACGCGCGAAGGCTGCGAAGCAATATTGAAAGAAGCCATCGCACTCGGCCCAGTGGAAGCGATTTTCAATTTAGCTGTTGTGCTGAAGGACAACTTCTTCGAGAACCAAACGGTCGAGGCCTTTGAAGAATCTTTCGGGGTCAAAGCTCGTGCCACGAAGCATCTCGACAAGTTATCGAGAACGCTGTGTCCGCATCTTAGGCAGTTCGTGGTATTTTCCTCAGTTTCTTGCGGCAGAGGTAACGCAGGCCAAACAAATTACGGAATGTCCAACTCCGTAATGGAGAAAATATGCGAGGCTCGAGTGGCAGATAAACTGCCGGGCCTAGCGGTCCAATGGGGAGCAATCGGCGATGTAGGTCTAGTCGCAGAAATGCAAGAGGACCACCAAGAGATCGTCATCGGTGGAACCCTCACACAGCCGATAATATCTTGCTTGCAAGAACTCGATGGTTTTCTGCAACAGAAATCACCTGTCGTGTCCAGTATGGTCGTCGCTGAAAAAGTTGTTGGCGGCGCCGGAGCTCTGAATATCGTCGATACCGTCCTCAACATAATGG GACTCAAGAACCTCACTACGATCAGCGCACATTCACCTCTAGCGGAACTCGGAATGGACTCAATGATGGCAGTTGAAATTAAACAAACCTTGGAACGGGAATTTGACGTGTTTTTAACTCCGCAAGATATTCGAACTCTCAACTTCCAAAAGCTAGATGAACTTTCGacgaaaaattccaacgacGCAATTTCGGAGAGTGTCACGAATGGGGATAAAGAATGGGATGGCATGAAATTACTTGATGGAACTATGGGAACAGCCTTAGATACTTACGACGCTTGCATGCCATTGAAAACACCCGCGGAGGGTGGAAGAACAGAAGTTTTTATGATCCCTGGAATCGAAGCATATCACACCGTATTCGATCCTTTGGTCGGCAAACTGAAATCACCGACAACCTGCTTACAGCTTGGGTTATCGGCGGAACATCAATCGTCGGTTTCAGACATGGCGGAGTATTTCATATCT CATATTAATTCAAGGAATGAGGATCACAAGAACTTCGTCATTGTCGGATATTCCTTCGGAAGTCTGATAGCTGTAGAACTTGCAAGACGGTTTGAGTCTGAAGGACGTAGCGGCCGTCTGGTATTAATCGATGGTTCGCCTGATTTGGTGAAGTCATTAGCTgctcaaaatttcaatgaaacttCGGATGAAGAGTTTCAAACTCAAGTCATACTGGAGTTTACCAATCATATTGCACCCACAGCTGCTAAAAAG GTTTTTGCGGAATTACAGAATCGTTATACGTGGGAGGAGAGGGTGGAAACCTTTTTGAACGGATTATCTGCTCATATGAGCAGTAAATTAACACCCGAATTTCTAAGACTGATGTGTTTATGCCTTTATAATCGACTCAGAGCTATCGGAAAATACAAACCATCTGCATTTCCACCCCTCAAAGCACCGATCATCCTAATAAAACCTAAACGTGCGACTGTACGTTCGATTTCAGAAGACTATGGTTTGGGCTCG CTCACCCAAGGAAATATAAGAATTCGGTATGCTGATGGCAACCACCTCACAGTGTTGAATGACGAAATTTGTGCAGCAGCGATTAACGGAGAGCTCGAAGAAGATGACATCATACGTGATCCAAGTAAACCATGA
- the LOC105685358 gene encoding uncharacterized protein LOC105685358, giving the protein MSNFFSCPRSISVVWYLFLFSCTVSAQERCDLIESSVIVTKDLTPGCAFQLDIRICEGRCKSWTTPASPDELLTNPEQAFVSRSRCCAMVKSEIISENVLCGTELQNITVKSATLCRCEPHTCGKDN; this is encoded by the exons ATGTCTAACTTTTTTAGTTGCCCTCGATCAATTTCCGTGGTCTggtacttatttttattttcatgcacCGTGAGTGCGCAAGAACGGTGTGATCTGATCG AGTCCTCGGTAATTGTGACGAAAGATCTTACGCCGGGCTGTGCCTTTCAACTCGATATCCGCATCTGTGAAGGACGTTGCAAAAGTTGGACGACCCCAGCCTCACCTGATGAACTTCTGACGAATCCAGAACAAGCATTCGTTTCTCGGTCACGGTGCTGCGCCATGGTGAAATCCGAGATT ATCAGCGAAAACGTGCTGTGCGGCACGGAACTTCAGAACATCACGGTAAAATCGGCAACATTGTGTCGATGCGAACCACATACCTGCGGCAAGGATAATTAA
- the LOC105685338 gene encoding elongation of very long chain fatty acids protein AAEL008004-like, translating to MSIMTGWWEWCNDYYHRNDPRTSQFLFISGPIPVITIVGFYIYFSLSAGPRYMRNKKPYSLRKTLIIYNFFQVLFSLYLSYEGLSVWLNEYSWTCEPIDYSETPTAIRVINAAHLYFLSKLSELLDTVFFVFRKKQRQISFLHVYHHSIMPILTWFGVRYIAGGHPLLLGTFNSCVHVVMYIYYMLAAIGPQMQKYLWWRRYLTLLQITQFIIVGSHSLNTLFSDCNVPKTLSFIIVLECLIFTYLFGSFYITNHTKNNAKIATKEGASTDQFASQKID from the exons ATGTCGATAATGACTGGATGGTGGGAGTGGTGCAACGATTACTATCATAGAAATG atccaaGGACGAGTCAGTTCCTCTTCATCTCAGGACCCATACCTGTGATCACAATCGTAGGattttacatatatttctctctttccgctGGTCCGAGATATATGAGGAACAAGAAGCCGTACTCGCTCCGCAAGACTCTCATAATTTACAATTTCTTCCAAGTTCTGTTCAGTCTGTATTTGTCTTACGAGGGTTTGAGCGTTTGGCTTAACGAGTACAGCTGGACTTGCGAACCAATTGATTATTCGGAGACTCCGACCGCGATACGG GTCATCAATGCCGCGCACCTTTACTTTCTCAGCAAACTCAGCGAACTTCTAGACACGgtgttcttcgtttttcggaaaaaacaGCGTCAAATTTCATTCCTCCACGTTTATCACCACAGCATCATGCCGATTCTCACATGGTTCGGCGTTCGCTACATCGCTGGTGGACATCCCCTTCTTTTGGGGACGTTTAATAGTTGTGTCCACGttgttatgtacatatattacatgTTAGCCGCTATTGGTCCTCAGATGCAAAAGTACCTTTGGTGGAGGAGGTATTTGACTTTGTTACAAATCACACAATTCATCATAGTCGGTTCACACAGCTTGAATACGTTATTCAGCGATTGTAATGTTCCGAAAACACTTTCTTTTATCATTGTATTGGAATGCCTGATATTCACGTACTTGTTCGGATCATTTTATATCACGAATCACACGAAAAACAACGCTAAAATTGCGACGAAAGAGGGTGCATCGACGGACCAATTTGCGAGTCAGAAAATCGATTGA
- the LOC105682907 gene encoding ionotropic receptor 75a-like yields ALVPQGSLGFFADPLHEAYKPDNIDLTKILNNAGISLAILYPGFNFSLETVLRVADSCSGIFLDLNCGNSYSEYILTECSKYGVFNESYNWLVFGKDLEKSIRLIDDESFAVTTDFVIVTSASNGYNLYDIYNHGKKYAGKLNVTRLAFWQENKGLNVSLVQEKYRRRANFHGMKLKVICVTPYKPDNVSVNDYLQDYTTRQLDSMSKFTYAAVLHVADVFNFTMEIVESSFWDQIDSDGNHLGMVGMLHRGEADLGASPAVMSHERADLTKLLFPLWPFRSCFMFRSITTRVSDEFIRPFTLLSWMITGLMIIVYIIILGLTFKIEVIEYRLDTWNEAILAIIGVMCQQGSTFVPKCLSGRLAIMNVLIFSLLIYNYYSASLVSAQLNMPLDKMNDSLNQLADSKFEVAFEPITYVNHAFKALQSWDVKQFYKKRWEPLSDKERFMPLEEGFERVAKGGFAYHTDPNTGYPYVERLFTDDMICELTEVHLYPPQKLAVWGKHNSPFSKIIQLGMTKLSSAGLLTRQVKRWAARKPVCFRENSVIQSVSVLSTGPMFLILCTGIVLASAICILENLFFKFRGS; encoded by the exons GCATTGGTGCCGCAAGGTTCTCTCGGGTTCTTCGCCGATCCATTACATGAAGCATACAAGCCAG ATAACATCGATTTAACTAAAATTCTCAACAACGCGGGTATTTCGCTGGCAATATTGTATCCagggttcaatttttcattggaAACAGTACTGAGAGTAGCGGATTCGTGCTCAGGAATTTTCCTGGATTTGAACTGTGGAAATTCGTACAGCGAGTACATTTTGACAGAG TGTTCGAAATATGGAGTTTTTAACGAATCGTATAACTGGTTGGTGTTCGGAAAAGATTTAGAGAAAAGTATACGGCTGATAGATGACGAATCGTTCGCCGTGACCACGGATTTCGTGATCGTCACGTCCGCGTCTAACGGATACAATTTATACGATATTTACAATCATGGAAAGAAATACGCTGGAAAATTAAACGTCACCAGGTTGGCATTTTGGCAGGAGAATAAGGGGCTGAATgtctcgttggttcaagaaaagTATCGAAGACGAGCTAATTTTCATGGCATGAAGTTAAAAGTGATCTGCGTT ACGCCATACAAGCCTGACAATGTCAGTGTCAATGATTACTTGCAAGATTACACCACCCGGCAATTGGACAGTATGTCGAAGTTCACCTACGCCGCTGTTTTGCACGTCGCAGACGTATTCAACTTCAC AATGGAAATTGTGGAGAGCAGTTTTTGGGATCAGATCGATAGCGACGGCAATCACTTGGGTATGGTTGGAATGCTACATCGGGGTGAGGCAGATCTAGGAGCGAGTCCAGCCGTTATGTCACACGAACGAGCCGATCTTACCAAACTTCTCTTTCCTTTATGGCCATTTCG AAGCTGCTTCATGTTTCGATCGATTACAACGAGGGTGAGCGATGAATTCATACGTCCGTTCACCCTCTTGTCTTGGATGATTACCGGACTGATGATCATAGTTTACATCATCATTCTCGGTCTGACTTTCAAAATCGAGGTGATCGAATACAGGTTGGACACGTGGAACGAAGCGATTCTAGCAATAATCGGAGTGATGTGTCAGCAAG GGTCTACCTTCGTACCGAAATGTCTATCGGGTCGCTTAGCAATCATGAACGTATTAATATTCAGTCTGTTAATTTACAACTACTACTCGGCTAGTCTCGTATCGGCCCAGTTGAATATGCCACTCGATAAAATGAACGACTCTCTCAATCAGCTTGCCGACAGCAAATTCGAAGTTGCATTCGAGCCGATCACGTACGTGAATCATGCGTTCAAG GCTTTGCAAAGTTGGGACGTCAAACAGTTTTACAAAAAACGTTGGGAGCCGCTTTCCGACAAGGAACGTTTCATGCCTTTGGAGGAAgggttcgaaagagtcgccaAGGGTGGTTTTGCTTATCACACAGATCCGAACACAGGTTATCCCTACGTCGAAAGATTATTTACGGACGATATGATCTGCGAGCTTACCGAAGTCCACCTGTATCCACCCCAGAAATTGGCGGTCTGGGGAAAACACAACAGTCCGTTCTCAAAAATCATCCAGCTCGG TATGACGAAACTATCGAGCGCGGGACTTCTGACCAGGCAAGTAAAGCGCTGGGCGGCCAGAAAGCCTGTatgttttcgagaaaattccgTAATACAGAGTGTATCAGTCCTGTCAACTGGACCGATGTTTCTCATTTTGTGTACAGGCATCGTCCTAGCTTCTGCGATAtgtattttagaaaatttattcttcaaattccGCGGttcataa